Proteins encoded in a region of the Psychromicrobium lacuslunae genome:
- a CDS encoding alpha/beta fold hydrolase, whose translation MELITMDDGCRLAVRTYGESTDRAAIVLIHGGPGMWDYFDELAIELSRYAKVYTYDQRGCGESDHTPPYTMARFDQDLEALREWSGEGQITVIGHSFGAYLALAYASGHPQQTASLNYLSGLGVGEWRTEFQQAVRERHSVSDWQRLQLLGAMQQRTSQQERQFRRLSWQTDYGDPEVGRRLAARDAAELRPLNYALHREIWAECRSWESGYLAELAASVRVPNHLIHGSEDPRPYRAVERLAALTPNSEFTLLPGLGHLPWRENLGATVAAFNLPVSQAAH comes from the coding sequence ATGGAATTGATCACAATGGACGACGGCTGCCGTCTCGCAGTGCGTACTTATGGAGAATCCACCGATCGGGCTGCGATCGTTCTCATTCACGGCGGGCCGGGAATGTGGGACTACTTCGACGAACTCGCCATCGAGCTTTCTCGCTATGCCAAGGTCTACACCTATGATCAGCGCGGGTGTGGCGAATCCGACCACACGCCTCCCTACACGATGGCCCGGTTCGATCAAGATTTAGAGGCTCTCCGAGAGTGGTCAGGCGAGGGGCAAATAACAGTGATCGGCCATTCCTTCGGTGCATATCTAGCCTTGGCCTATGCCTCCGGTCATCCGCAGCAGACTGCTTCATTGAACTACCTCAGCGGATTGGGCGTCGGTGAATGGCGAACAGAGTTCCAGCAGGCGGTGCGGGAACGCCACTCTGTTTCGGATTGGCAGCGGTTGCAACTACTCGGCGCAATGCAGCAGCGAACTAGCCAGCAAGAGCGTCAATTCCGTCGGCTCAGCTGGCAAACAGATTACGGTGATCCAGAAGTGGGTCGGCGTCTGGCGGCCCGAGACGCAGCAGAACTGCGGCCGCTCAACTATGCGCTGCATCGGGAGATATGGGCTGAATGTCGCAGTTGGGAGTCAGGCTACCTCGCTGAGTTGGCGGCGTCGGTGCGAGTGCCTAATCATTTGATTCACGGGTCCGAAGACCCTAGGCCTTATCGCGCGGTAGAAAGGCTCGCCGCGCTGACACCGAACTCTGAGTTCACCCTCCTTCCAGGATTAGGGCATCTGCCATGGCGCGAGAATCTCGGTGCAACTGTCGCAGCGTTCAACCTTCCTGTTTCTCAGGCTGCTCACTAG